One genomic window of Anaerotignum faecicola includes the following:
- the mobQ gene encoding MobQ family relaxase, with product MAIYHCTCKIISRGQGRSAVGAAAYRSGEKLYNEYDGIEHDYTKKGGVVYSEIMLCENAPKEYQDRQTLWNAVEQIEKSSKAQLVREYEVALPVELSREEQIKLVRDFAKENFVDNGMCVDFSIHDKEDGNPHAHIMLTTRPIEQDNSWGVKQKKEYILDKNGQKQYDKKKQTYKCKTVKTTNWDSKEFLQRSRESWAEKVNQELEKKSLPQRIDHRSLKEQGVDRVPTIHEGGARKLEKRGIKTDRGKINREIKTANGQMQTIDILTKQTQKEIINIREDIEWNKQHEHIAKIERMLPKATEENKNVLLRLQTEMLKTYNIAKRLEPTTASAERTIECDGRKVPYFDYHKDKLIGDISFIRDKIESSLEAIRERAKTAEPQSGFVARRESIMRQEQPKQDAPKIDTAYAEEMARKLSALRSEFVKAMVQSAERTSYQPNPIYERQANEIESISKTISEQSRTIKSLQEERDKLGIFKGREKKELQNKIDNFERLRRSNLDKLGALGVSEPSKADEAVKEKRSMAAQEQNRAKAAMQNRGAKERAEEVKAAFLEAAKQIPADQRQEILDRMGQQKEIPTMGRLQYYQAEAEARRQLDTALKQEAQTRERNRTHDRDRGI from the coding sequence ATGGCTATATATCATTGCACTTGTAAAATTATAAGCAGAGGACAAGGGCGGTCTGCCGTTGGTGCGGCGGCATATAGAAGCGGGGAAAAATTGTATAATGAGTATGACGGAATAGAACACGATTATACGAAAAAAGGCGGCGTTGTATATAGTGAAATTATGCTTTGTGAAAATGCACCAAAAGAATATCAAGATAGGCAAACATTATGGAACGCAGTAGAACAAATAGAGAAAAGCAGTAAAGCGCAGTTAGTGAGAGAGTATGAAGTAGCCTTGCCCGTGGAATTATCACGGGAAGAACAGATAAAACTTGTCCGTGATTTTGCAAAAGAGAATTTTGTAGATAATGGAATGTGTGTTGATTTTTCCATTCACGATAAAGAGGACGGAAACCCACACGCTCATATCATGCTTACCACAAGACCGATTGAACAAGACAATTCGTGGGGAGTGAAGCAAAAAAAAGAATATATTTTAGATAAAAACGGTCAAAAGCAGTATGATAAAAAGAAACAGACATATAAATGCAAAACAGTCAAAACAACGAATTGGGATAGTAAGGAATTTTTACAGCGTTCCCGTGAAAGCTGGGCTGAAAAAGTAAACCAAGAACTTGAAAAAAAAAGTCTGCCACAGAGGATAGACCACAGAAGTCTAAAGGAACAGGGAGTTGACAGAGTACCAACAATTCATGAGGGCGGTGCGAGAAAATTAGAGAAGCGAGGAATTAAAACTGACCGTGGGAAGATAAACAGAGAAATCAAAACAGCAAATGGACAGATGCAAACAATAGATATTCTGACTAAGCAGACACAAAAAGAAATTATAAATATCAGAGAAGATATTGAATGGAATAAACAGCATGAACATATTGCAAAAATTGAACGAATGTTACCAAAAGCCACAGAAGAAAATAAAAATGTGCTTTTGAGATTGCAAACTGAAATGCTCAAAACCTATAACATAGCGAAGCGTTTAGAGCCAACCACAGCCAGTGCAGAAAGAACAATAGAATGTGATGGGCGTAAAGTTCCATATTTTGATTATCATAAAGACAAGCTGATAGGAGATATTTCATTCATACGGGATAAAATAGAGAGCAGTCTTGAAGCAATAAGAGAAAGGGCAAAAACAGCAGAACCACAGAGCGGTTTTGTCGCAAGGCGTGAAAGTATAATGCGGCAGGAGCAACCAAAGCAGGACGCACCGAAAATTGATACTGCCTATGCAGAAGAAATGGCAAGAAAACTTTCAGCGTTGCGCAGTGAATTTGTAAAAGCCATGGTACAGAGTGCAGAGCGTACCAGCTATCAGCCGAACCCGATCTATGAAAGACAGGCAAACGAAATAGAGAGTATTTCAAAGACCATATCGGAACAGAGCCGAACTATAAAGAGCTTGCAGGAAGAAAGGGACAAGTTGGGTATCTTCAAAGGCAGGGAGAAAAAAGAACTGCAAAACAAAATTGATAATTTTGAGAGATTGCGCAGGAGTAATCTTGACAAGCTGGGTGCGCTTGGTGTGTCCGAACCGTCCAAGGCAGATGAAGCGGTAAAAGAAAAAAGAAGCATGGCGGCACAGGAGCAGAACAGGGCAAAGGCGGCTATGCAGAACAGAGGGGCAAAGGAGAGAGCCGAAGAAGTAAAAGCGGCATTTCTCGAAGCGGCGAAGCAGATACCGGCAGACCAACGGCAGGAAATACTTGACCGTATGGGACAGCAGAAAGAAATTCCAACCATGGGACGATTGCAGTATTACCAAGCCGAAGCCGAAGCACGCCGCCAGCTTGACACTGCATTGAAGCAAGAAGCACAGACGAGGGAACGGAACAGGACACATGACCGTGACAGAGGTATATAA
- a CDS encoding type II toxin-antitoxin system RelB/DinJ family antitoxin yields the protein MSQAVNVNFKLDADVKKSMEQACSELGLSMSAAFTVFAKKVGREKRIPFEVSVDPFYSDSNIRYLENIVRDIKDGKAHFAEHDLIEVD from the coding sequence ATGTCACAGGCAGTTAATGTTAATTTCAAGCTGGACGCAGATGTAAAAAAGAGCATGGAACAGGCGTGTTCTGAATTAGGTCTTTCCATGAGTGCGGCGTTCACTGTGTTTGCTAAAAAAGTAGGCAGAGAAAAGCGTATTCCTTTTGAGGTATCGGTAGACCCGTTTTATTCTGATAGCAATATCCGTTATTTGGAAAATATCGTGCGTGATATTAAGGACGGTAAAGCCCATTTCGCAGAGCATGACTTGATAGAGGTGGACTAA
- a CDS encoding Txe/YoeB family addiction module toxin, with protein MRLLWEDRAWSDYLYWQTQDKKTLKRINGLIKDIQRSTFEGIGKPEPLKENLSGMWSRRIDDTNRIVYYEKDEIIYIVSCKGHYED; from the coding sequence ATGAGGTTGCTATGGGAAGATAGAGCGTGGAGTGATTATCTGTACTGGCAGACGCAGGATAAGAAAACGCTGAAAAGAATTAACGGACTTATCAAGGATATTCAGAGAAGCACCTTTGAGGGTATCGGGAAGCCTGAACCGCTAAAGGAAAATCTAAGCGGTATGTGGAGCAGGCGTATTGATGATACCAACAGAATTGTTTACTATGAGAAAGACGAGATAATCTATATTGTTTCGTGCAAAGGGCATTATGAAGATTGA
- a CDS encoding ParA family protein: MRIVAVANQKGGVGKTTTSQALTAGLADKGYKVLGIDLDPQGNLSSACGSVNYNVPTIYELMKREVTAEETIQHMNGGYDIIPSNIMLAGAEQELSQTGKEHRLKEAIAAVSDNYDYIIVDTPPSLGVLTVNAFTAASDILIPTTAGIFATTGINQLNETVKSVQKYCNPNVKITGILFTRFNPRANISKQIKELTEQLSQYISAPIYKTYIRSAVAVEEAQANRVDIFDYAEKSTVSEDYKAFIEEFLKGEQE; the protein is encoded by the coding sequence ATGAGAATTGTAGCTGTGGCTAATCAAAAAGGGGGCGTTGGTAAAACGACAACCTCACAAGCCTTGACCGCAGGGTTAGCAGATAAGGGATATAAAGTACTGGGAATTGACCTTGACCCACAGGGAAATCTTTCTTCTGCTTGCGGTTCGGTGAATTATAACGTACCGACTATTTATGAGCTGATGAAACGGGAAGTGACCGCAGAGGAAACGATCCAGCACATGAACGGTGGATATGATATAATCCCCTCAAATATCATGCTTGCAGGAGCAGAACAGGAGCTTTCACAGACAGGAAAGGAACATAGGCTGAAAGAAGCGATTGCCGCCGTATCGGATAACTATGATTATATCATTGTTGATACGCCGCCCTCATTGGGTGTGCTGACGGTCAACGCATTTACAGCGGCAAGTGATATTCTGATACCTACAACGGCAGGAATATTTGCGACTACGGGAATTAACCAGCTTAATGAAACCGTAAAGAGCGTACAGAAGTATTGCAACCCGAATGTGAAGATAACGGGTATTTTGTTTACTCGTTTCAATCCGAGGGCAAATATCAGCAAGCAGATAAAGGAACTTACGGAGCAGTTGAGCCAGTATATTTCTGCACCGATTTATAAGACCTATATCCGTTCTGCAGTAGCAGTGGAAGAAGCACAGGCGAACAGGGTAGATATATTTGATTATGCGGAAAAATCAACGGTATCAGAGGACTATAAAGCCTTTATCGAGGAATTTCTGAAAGGAGAGCAGGAGTAA